In the genome of Fluviispira vulneris, one region contains:
- a CDS encoding YggT family protein, whose protein sequence is MLLIEIIFKIAYYLLYFYMLCLVITGVLSLVGANPLNPIVGFLNAITAPPCRALVKKFPKLLVRNQQGYYDLSPMVLILAVGCLMIVIQTVGSSLGFYI, encoded by the coding sequence ATGCTTTTAATCGAAATTATTTTTAAAATAGCTTATTATTTACTCTATTTTTATATGCTTTGTTTAGTTATTACAGGTGTGTTAAGTTTAGTAGGCGCAAATCCTTTGAACCCAATTGTTGGTTTTCTCAATGCAATTACAGCTCCACCCTGTCGTGCTTTAGTCAAAAAGTTTCCAAAACTTTTAGTGAGGAACCAACAGGGTTATTACGATCTTTCACCTATGGTTCTCATCCTTGCTGTCGGTTGTTTAATGATTGTGATTCAAACCGTGGGAAGCTCGCTCGGGTTCTATATTTAA
- a CDS encoding cyclic nucleotide-binding domain-containing protein, which translates to MKTASIVLPPKTTVVQEGDETKGIYVIQEGKVELIKTVEGFEISLGEISRGDIIGMNTLMSRERHVLTARTIVQTVALFYSTDSIIPFFNDANPIVSTFIKAICERVNYLSDLAIEGKMNEKKLEKNSGTAHQHAAQLAHLLAAFVRQGTIEHDDNKIYPLKSFLINGEIILFRKFDYLEKIFTAFSTSGLIKVVFDKKYGNIILKPNVQLIEDFAIFSTNVGKKGIAAFVPIKCHNWMSGLIRIHKRNKDNNGAFPKKDFPNMINRELGRQDGEEIMHKLMGYKLITEKGADEGSKRIFYNAIQLQKRIIFESISRAVNDLDSGKAVEKKEGGKTEEKKGSTRS; encoded by the coding sequence GTGAAAACAGCAAGTATTGTATTACCACCCAAAACAACAGTAGTTCAAGAAGGAGATGAGACAAAAGGTATTTATGTGATCCAAGAAGGAAAAGTCGAGTTAATCAAAACAGTTGAAGGATTTGAAATCAGTTTAGGTGAAATATCACGCGGTGACATAATTGGGATGAACACTCTCATGAGCCGTGAGAGGCACGTCTTGACTGCAAGAACGATCGTTCAGACAGTCGCTCTTTTTTATTCGACAGATTCCATTATTCCGTTTTTTAATGATGCAAATCCAATTGTCAGCACATTCATTAAAGCAATTTGTGAACGAGTCAATTATTTAAGTGACCTAGCAATTGAAGGAAAAATGAATGAAAAAAAACTCGAAAAAAATTCGGGTACTGCTCATCAACATGCTGCACAACTTGCTCATTTACTTGCTGCTTTTGTCAGACAAGGAACTATAGAACATGATGATAATAAAATTTACCCACTCAAATCATTTTTAATTAATGGTGAAATAATTCTATTTAGAAAGTTTGATTATTTGGAAAAAATCTTTACAGCCTTTTCAACAAGTGGGTTGATTAAAGTTGTTTTCGATAAAAAATATGGAAATATTATTCTAAAACCCAATGTACAATTGATCGAAGATTTCGCCATATTCTCAACAAATGTAGGAAAAAAAGGCATTGCTGCATTTGTCCCTATCAAATGCCATAATTGGATGAGCGGACTTATACGCATTCACAAACGAAATAAAGATAACAACGGTGCTTTTCCGAAGAAAGATTTTCCAAATATGATCAATCGTGAACTCGGTCGACAAGATGGTGAAGAGATAATGCATAAATTGATGGGTTATAAGCTCATTACAGAAAAAGGCGCAGATGAAGGCAGCAAACGAATTTTCTATAATGCCATTCAATTACAGAAAAGGATTATCTTTGAAAGCATTTCACGGGCCGTAAACGACCTCGACAGTGGCAAAGCTGTTGAGAAAAAAGAAGGAGGTAAAACCGAGGAGAAAAAAGGTTCTACTCGGAGTTGA
- a CDS encoding 30S ribosomal protein S1 has product MAKFRYIDAEENSRDPFASESDTTNEFEELLKDDKNIPTARRYRMGESVTGAVISASSEFIFVDLGGKSSGSLSTEEFTSAGLSTPKVGENISAFVRSDNGSEILLTRTLRRNEADDSLLRNAYEARIPVEAKVEKAIKGGFEAVIGAKRCFIPLGQMDIMHFDNPEVYVGNTFKFLISEFKGRNVVLTRKAILREEMDSKIQTVLQGLEIGQSHVATITRLVDFGAFASIDGVEGLIPLSELGWKRVKKADEVVRLGEQVTVKIIKIERSPKLKIALSLKDAGEDPWIANATRLHPGEVLQGTVVRMIDGGAFVNVAEGVDGLVPISQITWEKRINHPKDILQIGQAVKVHVLTADLGAHRLSLSIKGPMPEELANKFKGKKRDESSLSEEEKNLMKQWEDYRANEAKVFTPANREDTSIFAAAFNKASKKK; this is encoded by the coding sequence ATGGCAAAGTTTAGATATATCGATGCAGAAGAAAATAGCCGTGATCCTTTCGCAAGTGAAAGCGACACAACCAATGAATTCGAAGAATTGCTTAAAGATGACAAAAATATTCCAACAGCCCGTCGCTACCGTATGGGCGAGTCTGTTACAGGCGCAGTGATTTCAGCAAGTTCTGAATTTATATTTGTCGACCTTGGTGGGAAAAGCTCTGGCTCCCTCTCAACAGAAGAATTCACAAGTGCAGGTCTTTCTACCCCAAAAGTGGGTGAAAACATTTCCGCATTTGTACGTTCCGACAATGGATCCGAGATTTTATTGACACGCACATTGAGACGCAATGAAGCAGATGACTCTTTGTTAAGAAATGCTTACGAAGCCCGCATTCCAGTGGAAGCTAAAGTGGAAAAAGCAATTAAAGGAGGTTTTGAAGCAGTCATTGGGGCAAAACGTTGTTTTATTCCACTTGGACAAATGGACATAATGCATTTTGACAATCCTGAAGTTTATGTTGGCAATACCTTTAAATTTTTAATTTCAGAATTCAAAGGCCGTAATGTTGTATTGACACGTAAAGCAATTTTACGCGAAGAAATGGATAGCAAAATTCAAACTGTTCTCCAAGGTCTTGAAATTGGTCAAAGCCATGTTGCGACTATCACGCGTCTTGTCGATTTTGGTGCCTTTGCATCTATCGATGGGGTAGAAGGTCTCATACCATTGAGTGAACTTGGTTGGAAACGCGTTAAAAAAGCCGATGAAGTCGTTCGTTTAGGTGAACAAGTCACAGTTAAAATCATTAAAATTGAACGCAGCCCGAAATTAAAAATTGCTCTAAGTCTCAAAGATGCAGGCGAAGATCCTTGGATTGCCAATGCTACACGTTTGCACCCAGGTGAGGTATTACAAGGGACCGTCGTGCGCATGATCGACGGAGGTGCTTTTGTCAATGTGGCTGAAGGTGTGGATGGTCTTGTTCCAATTAGCCAGATTACTTGGGAAAAAAGGATTAATCATCCCAAAGATATCTTGCAAATTGGCCAAGCTGTAAAAGTGCATGTCCTCACAGCGGACTTGGGAGCTCATCGTTTAAGTCTTTCTATTAAGGGTCCAATGCCTGAAGAACTTGCAAATAAATTCAAAGGCAAAAAGCGCGATGAATCTTCACTCAGCGAAGAAGAAAAAAATCTTATGAAACAGTGGGAAGATTATAGAGCAAACGAAGCAAAAGTCTTTACACCTGCGAATAGAGAAGATACAAGTATTTTTGCTGCTGCTTTCAACAAAGCAAGTAAGAAAAAGTAA
- the sppA gene encoding signal peptide peptidase SppA, whose product MDENQNNKRPRIILTVLATIGSIAIIFVILFISMLAYTIHSISGGVKNLSSSFNNSSASSGANFTVPAGTSEYIAGVKLTGEISAETANEVLEKLNTAKEDKNAVGVLFEVSSPGGAVVASQEMYDAISEVRSKKPVVVYVRDMAASGSYYSSASADKIIANRGSLIGSIGVILSNIETDKLISFLKLNPVTLKTGALKDAGSPLRPMNENDKKYLQTLIENMRSQFVADVKAGRKMPDSTLSYMSDGRVVLANEALKLKLIDGIGTKQTALEEIAKIAQLKKTPNLFYYENIQPFSELFSQKFIGGTSKILSETAKSLIINTEKKSELPKAQY is encoded by the coding sequence ATGGATGAGAACCAAAACAATAAACGCCCTCGAATTATTTTAACAGTTTTAGCGACAATAGGCTCTATTGCTATTATTTTTGTTATTTTATTTATTTCAATGTTAGCATATACTATTCATTCTATATCAGGTGGAGTAAAAAATTTATCGAGCTCTTTTAATAACTCTTCTGCAAGCTCAGGTGCGAATTTTACTGTTCCCGCAGGAACATCAGAATATATCGCAGGAGTAAAACTCACAGGTGAAATATCTGCAGAAACTGCCAATGAAGTGCTCGAAAAACTTAACACTGCCAAAGAAGACAAGAATGCAGTGGGTGTTCTGTTTGAAGTGAGCAGTCCTGGTGGCGCTGTCGTCGCAAGTCAAGAAATGTATGACGCAATAAGTGAAGTGCGCAGCAAAAAACCTGTGGTTGTTTATGTTCGCGATATGGCCGCAAGCGGTTCCTATTATTCCAGCGCATCAGCAGATAAAATCATTGCTAATAGAGGAAGTTTAATTGGCAGTATTGGAGTGATTCTCAGCAATATTGAAACAGATAAACTTATTTCATTCCTTAAGTTGAATCCAGTGACTTTAAAAACGGGTGCACTCAAAGATGCAGGCTCACCTCTTCGCCCTATGAATGAAAACGATAAAAAATATTTGCAAACCTTAATTGAAAATATGCGCTCACAATTTGTTGCCGATGTGAAAGCGGGGCGCAAAATGCCCGACTCCACTCTTAGCTATATGTCCGATGGACGGGTTGTTTTAGCGAATGAAGCTTTAAAATTAAAATTAATCGATGGAATTGGTACAAAACAGACTGCGCTTGAGGAAATTGCAAAAATTGCTCAACTGAAAAAGACCCCTAATTTATTTTATTACGAAAATATTCAACCATTTTCAGAATTGTTTTCGCAAAAATTTATCGGTGGTACTTCAAAAATTCTAAGTGAAACTGCTAAAAGTCTTATCATAAACACTGAGAAAAAATCCGAATTGCCAAAAGCTCAATATTAA
- a CDS encoding 30S ribosomal protein S1, with protein MASLHSDVSKKKVNYNSLEWLDEDVDFLSQEEIPDGFAALFKAQEESQNVVKEGQVVKGRIIEIKDENVVIDIGHKSAGEIPKSEFTAENAVFSLKVGDVVDVFVDVFEDDEGELVLSKDKADMLKAWDRISEAFEKDELVEGKIVGRVKGGLSVDIGVKAFLPGSQVDLRPVRNLEKLLGQVLQFKIIKFNKKRGNIVLSRRVLLEQDRERMRSETLKGLQVGSSMIGIVKNITDYGAFIDLGGIDGLLHITDMSWGRLNSPSEILNVGDEINVKVLSFDPGSNRVSLGLKQLQNDPWVSVAEKYASAQRLRGKVVSLTDYGAFVELEPGVEGLIHVTEMTWNRRIKHPSKIVNIGDEVDVVVLAVDLENHRISLGMKQTEPNPWEIVTQKYQVNDVIRGKIRNITDFGIFVGIEEGVDGLIHVSDISYTERIKHPQDLYKKGDEVEAKVLQIDVENMRFSLGIKQLGEDPYELAAKKFVPGTKGKGKITRIAEFGAFVEIAPGVEGLIHTSELENPNATVDTEIDYVVLSVDFAERRFELSQKAATRGLDETHNKAIQAALNNEAAPQNSFAEAFARAKATKDSN; from the coding sequence ATGGCAAGTCTTCACTCCGACGTCTCAAAGAAAAAAGTTAATTACAACTCCCTCGAATGGCTTGACGAAGACGTAGATTTCTTATCTCAAGAAGAAATTCCTGATGGTTTTGCTGCTCTTTTTAAAGCTCAAGAAGAGTCACAAAATGTTGTTAAAGAAGGCCAAGTTGTTAAAGGCCGTATTATCGAAATCAAAGACGAAAATGTTGTTATCGACATTGGTCACAAATCTGCAGGCGAAATCCCAAAGAGCGAATTCACAGCAGAAAACGCTGTTTTCTCACTTAAAGTTGGTGATGTTGTTGACGTTTTTGTTGACGTTTTTGAAGACGACGAAGGCGAGCTTGTTCTTTCTAAAGACAAAGCAGACATGCTTAAAGCTTGGGATCGTATCTCTGAAGCATTTGAAAAAGACGAACTTGTTGAAGGTAAAATCGTTGGTCGCGTTAAAGGTGGTCTTTCTGTCGATATCGGTGTGAAGGCATTCCTTCCTGGCTCCCAAGTTGACCTTCGCCCTGTGCGCAACCTTGAAAAACTTCTTGGTCAAGTTCTTCAATTCAAAATCATTAAATTTAACAAAAAACGTGGAAACATCGTTCTCTCCCGTCGTGTTCTTCTTGAACAAGACCGTGAACGCATGAGAAGCGAAACACTCAAAGGTCTTCAAGTTGGCTCCTCCATGATCGGTATTGTTAAAAACATTACAGATTACGGTGCGTTTATTGACCTTGGCGGAATCGACGGACTCCTTCATATCACAGATATGTCTTGGGGACGCCTCAACAGTCCATCTGAAATCCTCAACGTTGGTGATGAAATCAACGTTAAAGTTCTCAGCTTTGACCCAGGCAGCAACCGCGTTTCTCTCGGCTTAAAACAATTGCAAAATGATCCATGGGTTTCTGTTGCTGAAAAATATGCTTCCGCACAACGCCTTCGTGGAAAAGTCGTTAGCTTAACTGACTACGGCGCATTTGTTGAACTCGAACCAGGCGTTGAAGGTCTTATCCACGTTACAGAAATGACTTGGAACCGTCGTATCAAACACCCAAGCAAAATCGTTAACATCGGTGACGAAGTTGATGTTGTTGTTTTAGCTGTTGATCTCGAAAACCACCGCATTTCTCTTGGTATGAAACAAACTGAACCAAATCCTTGGGAAATCGTGACACAAAAATACCAAGTTAATGATGTTATTCGCGGCAAAATCCGCAACATCACTGATTTCGGAATCTTTGTTGGTATTGAAGAAGGTGTTGATGGTCTTATCCATGTTTCTGACATCAGCTACACAGAACGCATTAAGCACCCACAAGACCTTTATAAAAAAGGCGACGAAGTGGAAGCTAAGGTTCTCCAAATCGACGTTGAAAACATGCGCTTCTCCCTTGGAATCAAACAACTTGGCGAAGATCCATACGAATTGGCTGCTAAGAAATTTGTTCCTGGTACAAAAGGCAAAGGCAAAATCACACGCATCGCTGAATTCGGCGCATTTGTTGAAATTGCTCCAGGCGTAGAAGGACTCATTCACACAAGTGAACTTGAAAATCCAAATGCAACTGTTGACACTGAAATCGACTATGTTGTTCTCAGCGTAGACTTTGCAGAACGCCGTTTTGAACTTTCACAAAAAGCTGCAACTCGCGGCCTTGACGAAACTCACAACAAGGCTATTCAAGCTGCTCTCAACAACGAAGCTGCTCCACAAAACAGTTTTGCTGAAGCTTTTGCTCGCGCAAAGGCAACTAAAGACAGCAACTAA